A genomic region of Criblamydia sequanensis CRIB-18 contains the following coding sequences:
- the radA gene encoding DNA repair protein RadA, with amino-acid sequence MAVKIKSKIIFSCSDCGATQNKWSGQCSTCHNWNTLKEEVELVNPVNRFLTEVPKSKPVTLKEVDPKEVHRIQTNVQELDRLFGGGVTLASLTLIGGDPGIGKSTLLLQLSNIMAKKPLKVLYVSGEESVDQIAMRARRLNVDSENLFLLAETNYNQIVTHVQTLNPDVLIIDSIQVIYKTDVASSPGSPTQIRETASDLMHLSKGRGMTTFIIGHVTKGGEIAGPKLLEHLVDTVLYFEGDKQQNLRIIRVVKNRFGPTDEIAVFQMLKGGLAEVSCPSKLFLEERILKSPGSVVSSAMEGTRTILLEVQALVTETAFATPSRRFSGLDNNRVSLLLAVLEKKLKLPLFKCDVFASVAGGMKVFEPALDLALILAIAASFKNKAIDSSTLVAGEVGLAGEVRAIQRIESRVKEAIQMGFKKMIIPKRNVKGVSQDNQKGITLVGVETLDEAIQAAFN; translated from the coding sequence GTGGCAGTCAAAATCAAATCCAAAATTATTTTTTCTTGTTCAGATTGCGGGGCTACCCAAAATAAATGGTCCGGCCAATGCTCGACTTGCCACAATTGGAATACCTTAAAAGAAGAGGTGGAGCTCGTAAATCCTGTTAACCGGTTTTTAACTGAAGTTCCTAAATCTAAACCTGTTACTTTAAAAGAAGTCGATCCTAAGGAAGTGCATCGGATTCAAACAAATGTTCAGGAACTCGACCGGCTATTTGGAGGCGGGGTCACTCTTGCTTCCCTAACTTTAATTGGAGGGGATCCCGGGATTGGTAAATCGACCTTGCTCTTGCAATTATCTAATATTATGGCAAAAAAACCATTAAAAGTTCTTTACGTATCAGGAGAAGAGTCTGTTGATCAAATCGCCATGCGCGCAAGAAGACTAAACGTTGATTCTGAAAACCTTTTTTTGCTTGCGGAGACCAACTACAATCAGATCGTCACCCATGTGCAAACTTTAAATCCCGATGTTTTAATTATTGATTCCATTCAAGTGATATACAAAACAGATGTCGCCTCTTCTCCAGGTTCGCCTACACAGATAAGGGAAACCGCCTCTGACCTTATGCACTTATCAAAAGGGAGGGGAATGACGACTTTTATTATCGGCCATGTGACAAAAGGCGGAGAAATAGCAGGCCCTAAGCTTTTAGAGCATCTTGTCGATACGGTTTTATATTTTGAGGGAGATAAGCAGCAAAATTTAAGAATTATAAGAGTCGTAAAAAATCGATTTGGCCCAACCGATGAAATTGCAGTCTTTCAAATGCTAAAAGGAGGCCTTGCAGAAGTTTCTTGCCCATCCAAACTCTTTTTAGAAGAACGCATCTTAAAATCTCCGGGTTCGGTTGTTTCGTCTGCCATGGAGGGCACTCGAACCATTCTTCTTGAAGTGCAAGCGCTTGTTACGGAAACGGCTTTTGCAACTCCTTCAAGGCGTTTTTCCGGCCTTGACAATAATCGGGTTTCTTTACTTCTTGCTGTTTTAGAAAAAAAATTAAAATTACCGCTTTTTAAATGCGATGTTTTTGCTTCGGTTGCAGGCGGCATGAAAGTATTTGAGCCGGCTTTAGATCTGGCTCTCATTCTTGCCATAGCAGCCTCATTTAAAAATAAAGCGATTGACTCAAGCACACTTGTGGCAGGAGAAGTGGGTCTTGCAGGGGAGGTCCGCGCGATTCAAAGGATTGAAAGCCGCGTAAAAGAAGCCATCCAAATGGGTTTTAAAAAAATGATAATTCCCAAAAGAAATGTAAAAGGCGTTTCTCAAGATAATCAAAAAGGCATTACACTAGTTGGCGTTGAAACACTGGATGAGGCGATTCAAGCGGCTTTTAATTAG